The DNA region CCGCGGGCACCGCCGCAGCGAGCGTCGCGGCCACGATGACGAGCGCCCCCAGCGTCGATCGCACCACCAGGGGGAACGACACTTGGGAAGGAGCGTTACTGAACCGCGCTCAGCGGCTGGTAGTAGCCCCCTTGGGCTAGATCTACAGGACTTGCTAAGCCGCCTTGCGCATGGCCGGCCGCAGCGAGCTGACGAACCGCGAGATGTAGCTATTCGTCCAGGCCGGCGCTTCGAGCGGGAGCATGTGACCGACACCGCGCGCGACATGGATCTCGGCGCTCTGATGGAAATCGCGACAACGGACCGCGTCGCCCGCGCAGATCACTCGATCTTCGTTGCCCCAGAGGACGAGCGTTGGCACGTCGCTCAGTTCTTTTAGACGGTTGCCGACCGCGAACGCGACCTGCTCACCACCCGGCGTGAGCACCATCAACACCCTGCGCCACCATGCCGGCTGATTCGCCCACACGATGGCTCGGGACGAGAGCGCGCGCTCACGTGCCTTGTTCCCATGGCGTATCAGCATGTTCACGAATGCGTTGTCCTCGCGCCGAAGGCTTCCCACGAGGAAGCGGCGTACGAAACCGCGCTGCCCGGTCGGTCGTGGATAGAGCAGCGCGCGGCCGATGAGCGGAAGGCAGTACAGCTTGTAGATCCAGTGCAGCGAACGCCCGAGCGCGGCCGGCGCGAGGAGCACCAGACCGTCGACAAGGTCGGGGCGCTTGAGAGCGAGGTGCAGCGCGACGCCACCGCCGAGCGAGTGCCCAACGACCACGGCGCGCTGCACGCCGAGCGCGTCGGCGACATGAGCGACATGTTCGGCGAGCTTTGGGAACGTCGCATCCGCGGTCATGAGCGAAGGCGGCAGCGCCATCCCCGGCAGGTCGATCACGTGCACCGTCGCGACCTCGCGTCGGAGCATGCGGATCTGCGGCGCTAGCGCGCGCGCATCGGCGGAGAGTCCCGGGAGCACGATCGCGTGCGGTGCCGCGCCACTGCCCCATGTGGTGACCCGGAGCCGGTAACGATCGCGCTGTATCGCGCGGACTTCCA from Candidatus Limnocylindria bacterium includes:
- a CDS encoding alpha/beta fold hydrolase; the protein is MEVRAIQRDRYRLRVTTWGSGAAPHAIVLPGLSADARALAPQIRMLRREVATVHVIDLPGMALPPSLMTADATFPKLAEHVAHVADALGVQRAVVVGHSLGGGVALHLALKRPDLVDGLVLLAPAALGRSLHWIYKLYCLPLIGRALLYPRPTGQRGFVRRFLVGSLRREDNAFVNMLIRHGNKARERALSSRAIVWANQPAWWRRVLMVLTPGGEQVAFAVGNRLKELSDVPTLVLWGNEDRVICAGDAVRCRDFHQSAEIHVARGVGHMLPLEAPAWTNSYISRFVSSLRPAMRKAA